In the genome of Frankiaceae bacterium, the window GCCGCCAAGCGGACGCTCGGGCAGCGGCACTTCGACGTGCAGCTCATGGGCGGCGCGGCACTGCACCTCGGCAACATCGCCGAGATGAAGACCGGTGAGGGCAAGACGCTGGTCGGCACGCTGCCGGCGTACCTCAACGCCCTGTCCGGCAAGGGCGTCCACGTCGTCACCGTCAACGACTACCTGGCCCGCCGCGACGCCGAGTGGATGGGCCGCGTCCACCGCTTCCTGGGCCTCACCACCGGCTGCATCCTCCACGAGCTCACCGACAAGCAGCGGCAGGACTCGTACCGCGCCGACGTCACCTACGGGCAGAACAACGAGTTCGGCTTCGACTACCTGCGCGACAACATGAAGTTCTCGGCGCTCGACTACGCACAGCGCCCCCTCAACTACGCGATCGTGGACGAGGTCGACTCGATCCTCATCGACGAGGCCCGGACGCCGCTCATCATCAGCGGCCAGGGCGAGCGGTCGAGCGACAAGTACCGCGTCATCAACGACATCATCCCGCGCCTGCGCAACGAGGAGCACTACAACGTCGACGAGAAGGGCCACTCCGTCTCCCTCACCGACGACGGCGTGGAGACGGCCGAGAAGCTGCTCGAAGCGATCGGGGTCCTGAAGAGCAAGAACCTCTACGACCCGGTCAACCTC includes:
- a CDS encoding preprotein translocase subunit SecA — its product is MVFQRILRAGEGKMLRRLKNIADQVNAIEDEFVAMSDAELRAETDKFRARLADGETLDDILPEAFATTREAAKRTLGQRHFDVQLMGGAALHLGNIAEMKTGEGKTLVGTLPAYLNALSGKGVHVVTVNDYLARRDAEWMGRVHRFLGLTTGCILHELTDKQRQDSYRADVTYGQNNEFGFDYLRDNMKFSALDYAQRPLNYAIVDEVDSILIDEARTPLIISGQGERSSDKYRVINDIIPRLRNEEHYNVDEKGHSVSLTDDGVETAEKLLEAIGVLKSKNLYDPVNL